Proteins from a genomic interval of Paenibacillus sp. RC334:
- a CDS encoding ABC transporter permease translates to MANLLKIFTKDSFVLALVSIILGLLLGAVVMLIGGYDPIVAYSALFSRVYGDSYNFGEAIREMTPLILTGLAFAFAARAGLFNIGGEGQFLVGMTAASIVGIKLHGLPAIIHAPLAIIAGAVFGGLWAAIAGYLKAKRGVNEVITCIMMNWIGLYLANLVINQFALMEGENRSVDILPSASISIEWLSQMMGNARVHWGTVIAVLAAVFFYIFMWKTKQGYELRAVGFNQDASRYAGMNVNRNIVKAMFISGVFAGLAGAFEVLGVFHYQSVMAGSPGTGFDGIAVALIGMNNPFGVLLGSVLFGTLTYGSAGMSFSADVPPEIIRVVIGSIIFFIAAQGIVRWVVKPLYSKRKKEKVL, encoded by the coding sequence ATGGCTAACCTATTGAAAATATTTACGAAAGACTCCTTTGTTCTGGCGCTGGTCTCTATTATTTTGGGTCTTCTTCTGGGTGCTGTCGTAATGCTGATTGGCGGCTATGATCCCATTGTGGCGTATTCTGCACTATTTAGCCGTGTGTACGGAGACTCATACAATTTTGGTGAGGCAATCCGTGAGATGACCCCACTGATTTTGACGGGGTTGGCATTTGCTTTTGCTGCCCGTGCCGGATTGTTTAACATCGGCGGCGAAGGTCAATTTCTGGTGGGTATGACGGCTGCTTCGATTGTGGGCATCAAGCTGCATGGACTGCCTGCTATTATTCATGCACCGCTGGCAATCATTGCTGGGGCGGTATTCGGGGGTCTATGGGCTGCAATTGCTGGCTATTTGAAGGCCAAGCGTGGCGTTAATGAGGTTATCACCTGTATTATGATGAACTGGATTGGTCTGTATTTGGCTAACCTGGTGATTAACCAGTTCGCACTCATGGAGGGTGAAAATCGTTCCGTGGATATTCTGCCTTCCGCTTCGATTTCGATTGAATGGCTGTCACAGATGATGGGAAATGCCCGGGTTCATTGGGGGACCGTCATTGCTGTGCTGGCGGCGGTGTTTTTCTATATTTTCATGTGGAAAACCAAGCAGGGCTATGAGCTGCGTGCTGTCGGATTTAATCAGGACGCATCCCGCTATGCAGGTATGAATGTGAATCGCAACATCGTAAAGGCGATGTTCATTAGTGGTGTTTTTGCCGGATTGGCGGGTGCCTTTGAAGTGCTGGGGGTATTCCATTATCAATCTGTCATGGCAGGATCGCCGGGGACCGGCTTTGACGGTATCGCCGTGGCGCTCATCGGGATGAATAATCCGTTCGGTGTGCTGCTTGGCTCTGTTTTGTTCGGAACGCTAACGTATGGTTCTGCGGGGATGAGCTTTAGCGCGGATGTACCGCCCGAAATTATTCGGGTTGTCATCGGCTCGATTATTTTCTTTATTGCAGCCCAGGGAATTGTACGTTGGGTTGTGAAGCCGCTCTACTCCAAGCGGAAGAAAGAGAAGGTGTTGTAA
- a CDS encoding GNAT family N-acetyltransferase, translating into MIRKRSAQDDRMILRLIEQELVPLSHLSAQEMDQIRKELPRRLNRGITFVACRPDNAQPVGFIHVMLHGELLYIDLIAISSSHQGQRYGIKLLEHAEQYGRLRRCKRAKVMVDEDNIRGIRFYLRNQYQMLRYVSLSRCHELEKAL; encoded by the coding sequence ATGATCCGCAAACGCAGCGCTCAGGATGACCGCATGATCCTTCGACTGATCGAGCAAGAGCTTGTTCCCCTATCGCATTTAAGCGCACAAGAAATGGATCAAATTCGTAAAGAATTACCCCGGCGCTTAAACCGGGGCATCACTTTTGTCGCTTGCAGGCCGGATAATGCACAGCCTGTCGGCTTCATTCATGTCATGCTGCATGGAGAGCTGCTGTATATTGATTTGATCGCAATCTCTTCGTCTCATCAAGGCCAGCGCTACGGAATAAAACTGCTGGAGCATGCCGAGCAATATGGGCGACTACGACGCTGCAAGCGGGCAAAAGTCATGGTAGACGAAGACAATATCCGTGGAATCCGCTTTTATCTGCGCAACCAGTACCAAATGCTACGATACGTCTCCCTGAGCCGATGCCATGAACTTGAAAAGGCATTGTGA
- the ilvB gene encoding biosynthetic-type acetolactate synthase large subunit: protein MSAQIPEVRSTDELREKWMKPEVITGSEILLRSLLLEGVDCVFGYPGGAVLYIYDAMYGFEDFKHVLTRHEQGAIHAADGYARASGKVGVCIATSGPGATNLVTGIATAFMDSVPLVVITGNVVSSLIGTDAFQEADITGITMPITKHSYLVRDVEDLPRIIHEAFHIANTGRKGPVLIDIPKDISAAQTLFVPQTGPVTMRGYNPKVLPNKIQLDKLTQAIAEAERPFILAGGGVVYSGGHEALYEFVRKTEIPITTTLLGLGGFPSGHELWTGMPGMHGTYTSNLAIQQSDLLICIGARFDDRVTGKLDGFAPHAKIVHIDIDPAEIGKNVPTDIPIVGDVKAVLELLNQDVKRANRADAWRAQIQQWKNEKPYSYKDSDTVLKPQWVVELLDETTKGGAIVTTDVGQHQMWAAQYYKFNQPRSWVTSGGLGTMGFGFPSAIGAQMANPDRLVISINGDGGMQMCSQELAICAINNIPVKIVIINNQVLGMVRQWQELIYDNRYSHIDLAGSPDFVKLAEAYGVKGLRATNKEEARRAWQEALDTPGPVVVEFVVNKEENVYPMVTQGSTIDQMLMGDE from the coding sequence ATGAGTGCACAAATTCCTGAAGTTCGGTCAACCGATGAATTACGTGAAAAGTGGATGAAACCTGAAGTGATTACAGGTTCGGAAATTTTGCTCCGTAGCCTGTTGCTGGAGGGAGTAGATTGTGTCTTCGGATACCCTGGTGGTGCAGTGCTTTACATTTATGATGCCATGTACGGCTTTGAGGATTTCAAGCATGTCCTCACCCGTCACGAGCAGGGAGCTATTCATGCGGCAGATGGTTACGCACGTGCCAGCGGTAAAGTCGGCGTCTGTATCGCGACTTCCGGACCTGGAGCAACCAACCTGGTAACCGGCATTGCGACGGCTTTTATGGATTCGGTGCCGTTAGTGGTCATCACGGGTAACGTTGTATCTTCCTTGATCGGCACGGACGCTTTCCAGGAAGCCGATATCACGGGAATCACGATGCCGATTACGAAGCACAGCTATCTGGTAAGAGATGTAGAGGATCTGCCGCGAATCATTCATGAGGCGTTCCATATTGCCAACACGGGTCGCAAGGGTCCGGTACTAATTGATATTCCGAAGGATATATCGGCAGCCCAAACGCTGTTTGTTCCGCAAACGGGACCTGTGACCATGCGAGGTTATAACCCGAAGGTATTACCAAACAAAATTCAGCTAGACAAGCTGACTCAGGCTATTGCTGAAGCGGAACGCCCATTTATTCTGGCAGGTGGCGGGGTTGTATACTCCGGCGGACATGAGGCACTTTACGAGTTTGTTCGCAAAACGGAAATTCCGATTACGACAACATTGCTGGGATTGGGCGGTTTCCCAAGCGGTCATGAACTGTGGACGGGAATGCCGGGGATGCACGGAACGTACACCTCCAATCTGGCGATTCAACAGTCGGATTTGCTAATCTGTATTGGTGCCCGCTTTGATGACCGGGTGACAGGCAAGCTGGACGGCTTTGCTCCTCACGCCAAAATCGTCCATATTGATATCGATCCTGCTGAAATCGGTAAAAACGTACCGACAGACATTCCGATTGTAGGCGATGTGAAAGCGGTACTGGAATTGCTGAATCAGGATGTGAAACGCGCGAATCGAGCGGATGCATGGAGAGCGCAAATTCAACAATGGAAAAATGAGAAGCCTTATTCTTATAAGGATTCGGATACAGTGCTTAAGCCGCAATGGGTTGTCGAGCTGCTGGATGAAACGACCAAAGGCGGCGCAATCGTAACGACGGATGTGGGTCAGCATCAAATGTGGGCGGCGCAGTATTATAAATTCAATCAGCCGCGCTCATGGGTAACATCCGGTGGGCTGGGCACGATGGGATTTGGTTTCCCTTCCGCGATCGGCGCTCAGATGGCGAATCCCGACAGACTGGTTATCTCAATTAACGGAGACGGCGGCATGCAGATGTGTTCGCAGGAGCTGGCCATTTGTGCAATCAATAACATCCCGGTCAAAATCGTAATTATCAACAATCAGGTGCTGGGGATGGTTCGACAATGGCAGGAATTGATCTATGACAATCGCTATAGCCATATTGATCTGGCCGGAAGCCCGGATTTTGTGAAACTGGCTGAGGCATACGGCGTAAAAGGACTGCGTGCTACGAATAAGGAAGAGGCACGTCGGGCTTGGCAGGAGGCGCTTGATACACCCGGACCGGTCGTTGTCGAGTTTGTGGTCAACAAGGAAGAGAATGTATATCCGATGGTGACGCAAGGTTCGACGATTGATCAAATGCTGATGGGGGACGAGTAA
- a CDS encoding ABC transporter ATP-binding protein — protein sequence MDAATPVVELKQITKRFPGIVANDSISIKLHKGEIHALLGENGAGKSTLMNILFGLYQPDEGSIEIGGKPVQIDSPNKAIDLGIGMVHQHFKLVQPFTVTENIVLGSEPRKGLKINYKKAAAEVQRLSEQYGLQVNPNAKIEDISVGMQQRVEIIKTLYRGADILIFDEPTAVLTPQEIIELLDIMKRLVAEGKSIILITHKLKEIMQIADTVTIIRRGQVIDTVKTSETTPNDLAEKMVGRRVTFKVDKQPAKPGQTVLEMSNVVSKNKDGISVLNELNLQVKAGEILGIAGVDGNGQSELIEALTGLRKVDGGHIRLLGQEMTNQSPRKISEAGVSHIPEDRHKHGLVLDFSMSENMVLESYYQAPYSKNGFLNKEAIDKQAKSLIEKFDVRTPDIHTKARALSGGNQQKAIIAREIDKNPDLLIAAQPTRGLDVGAIEFVQQQLIAQRDQGKAVLLISFELDEIMNVSDRIAVIYEGKIVGEVLPEETNDQELGLMMAGSAVKKGVENG from the coding sequence ATGGATGCAGCGACCCCCGTCGTTGAGTTAAAGCAAATTACAAAACGATTCCCCGGCATCGTTGCCAACGACTCCATCAGCATCAAGCTGCATAAGGGAGAAATTCATGCCCTTTTGGGTGAGAATGGTGCGGGTAAATCTACGCTTATGAATATTCTTTTCGGACTGTATCAGCCGGATGAAGGATCGATAGAAATCGGTGGAAAACCAGTACAGATTGATAGCCCAAATAAGGCGATTGATCTGGGTATTGGCATGGTGCATCAGCATTTTAAGCTCGTGCAGCCGTTTACTGTCACCGAAAATATTGTCCTGGGCTCGGAGCCACGCAAAGGTCTGAAAATCAATTATAAAAAGGCTGCCGCCGAAGTACAGCGGTTGTCTGAGCAGTACGGCCTTCAGGTGAATCCGAATGCCAAAATTGAAGATATATCCGTCGGCATGCAGCAGCGTGTGGAAATTATCAAAACGCTCTATCGTGGTGCAGATATCCTGATCTTTGACGAGCCGACAGCGGTACTGACTCCACAGGAAATCATTGAGTTGCTGGACATTATGAAGCGTCTGGTAGCTGAAGGCAAGTCCATTATTCTGATCACTCATAAACTTAAAGAAATCATGCAAATTGCAGATACAGTTACGATTATTCGTCGGGGTCAGGTCATTGATACGGTCAAGACATCGGAAACGACGCCGAATGACCTGGCGGAGAAAATGGTAGGCCGCCGTGTGACCTTTAAAGTGGACAAGCAGCCTGCGAAGCCGGGACAAACCGTTCTTGAAATGAGCAATGTGGTCTCTAAAAACAAGGATGGCATTAGCGTTCTGAATGAGCTGAACCTGCAAGTCAAGGCAGGTGAGATTTTGGGAATCGCTGGAGTGGATGGTAACGGACAGAGTGAGCTGATTGAAGCTTTGACCGGTTTACGCAAGGTCGATGGCGGACACATTCGATTGCTCGGACAAGAGATGACGAATCAGTCGCCACGTAAAATTTCAGAGGCAGGCGTTTCGCATATCCCGGAGGACCGGCATAAGCACGGGTTGGTACTCGATTTTTCCATGAGCGAAAACATGGTCCTGGAGTCCTACTATCAGGCTCCTTACAGTAAAAACGGCTTTCTGAACAAAGAGGCTATTGATAAGCAGGCGAAAAGTCTCATTGAGAAATTTGATGTGAGAACGCCGGATATTCATACCAAGGCGAGAGCATTATCTGGCGGTAATCAGCAAAAGGCAATCATTGCGCGTGAAATAGATAAAAATCCAGACCTTCTCATTGCGGCCCAACCTACACGGGGGCTGGATGTTGGAGCGATTGAATTTGTCCAGCAGCAACTGATTGCCCAGCGGGATCAAGGCAAAGCGGTATTGCTCATTTCTTTTGAACTGGACGAAATTATGAATGTTTCCGACCGAATTGCTGTCATCTATGAGGGCAAGATTGTTGGGGAAGTGCTGCCGGAAGAAACGAATGATCAGGAATTGGGACTGATGATGGCCGGAAGTGCAGTGAAGAAAGGAGTAGAGAATGGCTAA
- the ilvC gene encoding ketol-acid reductoisomerase: MAVTTYYEKDAELSVLKGKTVAVIGYGSQGHAQAQNLRDSGLNVVIGLREGKSADVARNDGFEVLNVADATSRADVVQILLPDETQASVYKNEIEPNLKKGAALLFSHGFNVHFGQIVAPKDSDVLLVAPKSPGHMVRRTYVEGFGVPGLIAIEQDATGQAKEIGLAYAKGIGCTRAGVIETSFREETETDLFGEQAVLCGGVSALVKAGFETLTEAGYAPEMAYFECLHELKLIVDLMYEGGLATMRDSISNTAEYGDYVTGPRIVTEDTKKAMKDVLTDIQQGKFARDFILENQSGRAFLTATRRNEANHPIEVVGGQLREMMHWIKK, encoded by the coding sequence ATGGCAGTTACAACGTACTACGAAAAAGATGCAGAGCTCAGCGTATTGAAAGGAAAAACAGTTGCCGTTATCGGTTACGGTAGCCAAGGACATGCTCAAGCACAAAACTTGCGTGATAGTGGTCTGAATGTTGTTATCGGTTTGCGTGAAGGCAAATCGGCAGATGTTGCAAGAAACGACGGTTTTGAAGTTCTGAACGTGGCTGATGCAACAAGCCGTGCAGATGTGGTCCAAATTTTGTTGCCGGATGAAACACAAGCTTCTGTGTACAAAAATGAAATTGAACCTAACCTGAAAAAAGGCGCAGCTCTTTTATTCTCCCATGGTTTCAACGTTCATTTCGGACAAATTGTTGCTCCTAAAGATAGCGATGTACTGCTGGTTGCTCCAAAATCCCCAGGTCATATGGTACGTCGTACCTATGTAGAAGGTTTTGGCGTACCGGGTCTGATCGCAATCGAGCAGGATGCAACGGGTCAAGCGAAAGAAATCGGTCTTGCATATGCCAAAGGTATTGGCTGTACACGTGCAGGCGTGATCGAAACCTCCTTCCGTGAAGAAACGGAAACGGATCTGTTCGGTGAGCAAGCGGTATTGTGTGGCGGCGTGAGCGCACTCGTAAAAGCGGGCTTTGAAACGCTGACTGAAGCAGGATATGCTCCTGAGATGGCTTACTTCGAATGCTTGCATGAGCTTAAGCTGATCGTTGACCTGATGTATGAAGGCGGATTGGCAACAATGCGGGATTCTATCAGTAACACAGCGGAATATGGCGACTATGTAACTGGACCACGTATCGTAACAGAAGATACGAAGAAAGCAATGAAAGACGTATTGACAGACATTCAACAAGGTAAATTTGCTCGTGACTTTATCCTTGAAAATCAATCCGGACGTGCATTCCTGACGGCTACTCGCCGTAATGAAGCTAACCATCCGATTGAAGTGGTGGGCGGACAATTGCGCGAAATGATGCACTGGATCAAAAAATAA
- a CDS encoding 2-isopropylmalate synthase, with protein MRKIYIFDTTLRDGEQSPGVNLNTREKVEIAYQLEKLGIDRMEAGFPAASPGDLAAVNAVAKAVKNSTVIGLSRAREQDIDAVREALKGAQDPCIHIFLATSPIHRQHKLRMEKAQVLETARSAIRYGLKYLPKVEFSLEDAGRTELDFVVEMVTMAVQEGASVVNIPDTVGYLTPYEYGNIFKHIKENVVDVEKVQLSAHCHNDLGMATANTLAAILNGADQIEGTINGIGERAGNTAIEEIAMALETRQEFFQAKTSLQLSEIARTSRLVSRLTGMVVPGNKAIVGANAFAHESGIHQDGMLKEKTTYEIMTPESIGLKESKLVLGKHSGRHAFRERLIELGYELSEEELNRSFGQFKDLADRKKEVSDDDILALLEEKLADSPEVFKLETIFVTYGNEATPSAKVRLVTDEGQVIETEAEGNGSVDAIYNAIDQASSEVVVLSDYSIKSVTQGKDALGEVHVVLTQNDLSVQGRGVSTDILEASARAYVDALNGLIDKRKNYSNRVDYKS; from the coding sequence TTGCGCAAAATATATATATTTGACACAACGTTGAGAGACGGAGAACAGTCACCTGGTGTGAACTTGAATACCCGTGAGAAAGTAGAGATCGCCTACCAGTTGGAGAAACTGGGAATTGACCGTATGGAAGCTGGCTTTCCGGCTGCTTCTCCGGGTGACCTGGCTGCTGTCAATGCAGTCGCCAAGGCTGTCAAAAATTCAACGGTTATTGGTCTTTCACGTGCCAGGGAACAAGATATTGATGCGGTCCGCGAGGCACTTAAGGGAGCTCAGGACCCATGTATCCATATCTTTTTGGCAACCTCTCCGATTCACCGTCAGCATAAGCTGCGGATGGAGAAGGCACAGGTATTGGAAACCGCTCGTTCAGCCATTCGTTACGGGTTAAAATATTTGCCAAAGGTAGAGTTTTCTCTGGAGGATGCAGGTCGTACAGAGCTTGATTTTGTGGTGGAAATGGTCACCATGGCTGTACAGGAAGGCGCGTCTGTCGTCAATATTCCGGATACCGTGGGTTACTTGACACCTTATGAATACGGCAACATTTTCAAGCATATTAAGGAAAATGTGGTTGATGTGGAAAAGGTTCAACTGAGCGCACATTGCCACAACGACCTGGGAATGGCTACGGCCAATACACTGGCTGCGATCCTGAACGGGGCGGATCAGATTGAGGGCACCATTAACGGTATCGGTGAACGCGCCGGAAATACCGCTATTGAGGAAATTGCAATGGCGCTGGAGACGAGACAGGAATTTTTCCAGGCCAAAACGTCTCTGCAACTGTCCGAGATCGCACGTACGAGCCGGTTGGTCAGCCGCCTGACGGGCATGGTTGTGCCGGGCAACAAGGCGATTGTTGGAGCGAATGCTTTTGCACATGAATCGGGTATTCACCAGGATGGCATGTTGAAGGAAAAAACGACCTACGAAATCATGACGCCGGAAAGTATTGGTTTGAAGGAGAGCAAGCTGGTACTGGGCAAGCATTCCGGTCGCCATGCTTTCCGCGAACGTTTGATCGAGCTGGGCTACGAATTGAGCGAAGAGGAGCTGAACCGCTCTTTCGGACAGTTCAAGGATTTGGCTGATAGGAAGAAAGAAGTATCGGATGATGATATCCTGGCGCTACTGGAAGAAAAACTGGCCGATTCACCGGAAGTCTTCAAGCTGGAAACGATTTTCGTAACCTATGGCAACGAGGCTACACCTTCCGCCAAGGTACGTTTGGTTACCGACGAGGGTCAGGTTATTGAGACGGAAGCTGAAGGGAACGGCTCGGTCGATGCGATTTACAATGCGATTGACCAAGCCAGCAGCGAGGTAGTCGTTCTTTCGGATTACTCGATCAAGTCTGTTACCCAAGGTAAGGATGCTCTGGGTGAAGTGCATGTCGTGTTGACCCAAAACGATCTGTCTGTACAGGGACGTGGGGTAAGCACTGACATTCTGGAAGCAAGTGCCCGCGCTTATGTGGATGCATTGAATGGCTTGATCGACAAGCGTAAAAACTACAGCAATCGTGTAGATTACAAGTCCTAA
- the ilvN gene encoding acetolactate synthase small subunit — MTIKNTIAVLVNDHPGVLQRVSGLFGRRGFNIESITVGQSEEAGLSRMVIVTIGDENNLEQIEKQLYKLVDVIKVIDLSSKPMVARELAMIKVKAEPPQRPEIMGVVETFRAAVVDVGTTSLIVQVIGDTEKIDAMIELLKPYGIRELTRTGVTAMIRGNA, encoded by the coding sequence ATGACGATTAAAAATACCATTGCTGTACTGGTAAATGATCATCCCGGCGTTTTGCAGCGTGTGTCCGGCCTGTTCGGTCGCCGTGGTTTTAACATTGAGAGCATTACCGTGGGTCAATCGGAGGAAGCTGGATTATCCCGTATGGTCATTGTGACCATAGGAGATGAGAACAATCTGGAGCAGATTGAAAAGCAGCTTTACAAGCTGGTTGATGTAATCAAGGTTATTGATCTTAGCTCCAAGCCAATGGTTGCGCGGGAATTGGCGATGATTAAGGTGAAAGCAGAACCACCTCAGCGGCCAGAAATTATGGGTGTCGTGGAAACGTTCAGAGCAGCAGTAGTTGATGTTGGAACGACGAGCTTGATTGTTCAGGTCATTGGCGATACCGAAAAAATTGATGCTATGATCGAGTTGTTGAAGCCCTACGGTATTCGTGAGCTGACCCGAACCGGGGTTACGGCCATGATACGTGGCAATGCTTAA
- a CDS encoding ABC transporter permease: MSWLTLGELIHTTLVFATAIIFASLGGVFSEKSGVTNLGLEGLMVFGAFAAGVGGFYAEQAGLGGTSAAWVGVLSAAVFGILVSLIHAVASITFKADQVISGIVINFLAAGSTLYMVKLLFEGDGDTGRIQGFSEISIPYLVDIPILGKAFFQAYPTTYLAILLVIIGYFTLYKTPFGLRLRSVGEHPGAADTVGIKVNRLRYIGVMISGALAGIGGATITLTTTNMFSHNTVSGQGYIAIAAMIFGKWNPLGAFGAAVFFGFSQAIRNYVQLFAWSQSIPQEIIFMLPYLLTIIVLVAAVGRSRAPAALGQLYDPSKR; encoded by the coding sequence ATGAGTTGGTTAACACTTGGTGAATTAATCCATACAACGCTCGTTTTTGCGACGGCGATTATATTTGCCTCTCTCGGCGGAGTTTTTTCGGAAAAATCCGGTGTAACGAACCTCGGGCTGGAAGGTCTTATGGTGTTCGGGGCGTTTGCGGCGGGTGTAGGCGGATTTTATGCGGAACAAGCAGGGCTGGGGGGAACCTCTGCGGCTTGGGTAGGTGTGCTGTCGGCGGCGGTATTCGGCATTCTGGTTTCGCTGATTCATGCTGTAGCCTCGATTACGTTTAAAGCCGATCAGGTCATTAGCGGGATTGTTATTAACTTTTTGGCGGCAGGCAGTACACTATACATGGTTAAGCTTTTATTTGAGGGTGATGGGGATACTGGGCGAATTCAGGGGTTTAGCGAAATATCCATTCCCTATCTAGTAGATATTCCGATTTTGGGAAAAGCCTTTTTCCAAGCCTATCCAACGACCTATTTGGCCATATTATTAGTCATTATTGGATATTTTACATTGTATAAAACGCCGTTCGGCTTGCGTTTGCGTTCTGTCGGAGAGCATCCGGGCGCTGCGGATACCGTTGGTATCAAGGTAAATCGACTGCGTTATATCGGGGTCATGATCAGCGGTGCGTTGGCTGGTATTGGCGGAGCTACGATCACCTTGACGACGACAAATATGTTTTCGCATAATACGGTATCCGGTCAAGGATATATTGCCATTGCCGCTATGATTTTCGGAAAATGGAATCCGCTCGGCGCTTTTGGCGCAGCTGTGTTTTTTGGCTTTTCTCAGGCCATTCGCAACTATGTGCAGTTATTCGCATGGTCGCAAAGTATTCCCCAGGAAATTATTTTTATGCTGCCGTATCTCCTAACGATTATTGTTCTGGTAGCGGCTGTAGGGCGCTCGCGTGCTCCTGCTGCTTTGGGTCAGCTCTATGATCCAAGCAAGCGCTAA